In the Sorghum bicolor cultivar BTx623 chromosome 4, Sorghum_bicolor_NCBIv3, whole genome shotgun sequence genome, GAATATTCCTCTCAGATGCGGGTTGGACTCGTCCGTCAAAATCTGGCGGACGGAGCCGCTCCAGCCGGGTTGATGTTCACCAAACACTGAATTCCTTCAATCAAACACTGAACGGAGCCGCTCCGTCCCCaatccttcaaccaaacactgaaACGGGTTGGGTCTGTCCCAAAATCGAAGTACAATCAAACACTCTTTTGGGTTGGCTCCGTCCCCAAAAactgggttggatccaacccaacccacccaacccccaaccaaacacacggtaagTGGTGATAACCAGAAGAGGAGGGGCCAAGAGAATATAGAGCAAGTCAAGGTAAATGTGTAAGTGCATCTCCAACACATTACTTATATCTCCCCCAACACCAAAAAATATGCATATTTTGGTTGCTCCAACAGATTACTCATCCTATCCCCAATACCTAAAAGCTTTAAGTAACTCAAAATACCCCCCCCCTCCATCCCAATTTAGGAGATCCGCCCTCTCTCCCCCCCTATCCACTTTAAAGGTATTGGTAATCCGTTGCTCTAAGAACCTCTTATTGTGCATTTGAGTGGCAAAACAAGTGAAGGTAAATGTGTAGATATGCCCCTCATGATTAATAAAAAGAAGTTAAGATAAATACACAGACGCCTCCTTCTGATGTGAAAATTTGCATAAGTATGGCCTACTAAACGACAACTCAAGAATACGGTCACTAAGAAGGGAAATGTTATTGAAAAGATAGATCATGAAGAACTGGAGTTGATAAACAAAATTCTGATCGATAACAAACCATTGGCTGGGTCATGACTAGAGATGGCAATGGGGCCCAATCCCCAATCCCCACGGCTAATTCCCCTATTAGGGGACAGAGATGGAGTCAATTTTATCCCTGTGGGAATTCAATTGCCAGAGAAACAGCCCCTGTTGGGTCTGGTGGTTATCCATCCCCCGACCCCGATCCCCTCGAACCCGCCCCCGCTAAGAGTATGAAGTAACGCACCCTCTGATGTGCATCTCAAATTGGCTCACCAAGGCTCATTATAGGCTTCAGTATATATTCTGATTTGTAAAAACCTAAGTCCAGGACATCGCCAAATCCTCCAGTCCTGCAGCTGCCACGCAACCCAAGGCACTAGGTGCACATGCCAGCAGCAACTACGGCATGACTCGCAAATGCAGTGGCCGGCGCAGCAGCACCTCCGACCAACACCCAGCGCGCATAGGATCACATTGCCTGTTCCATGGCCAGCCGTGTCTGTCAGTCCCGCAGGCTCGCGCTCCAGTTTGTCACAACTGTGACCTCGACCTCGTGATCTCAGCCTTGGCCAAACACTTAATGTTCTCTCTCTCTACTCTCTCTTTGCTTGGTCTACAGGAATGCTCTCTTTCTACTCTCTCTTTGCTCAGTCTGGAAGGAAACATCTAGGTGCTGAGCCATATTAATTTTCTGTTTGTGAGATCTGCATTGTGATTCCGTCTAGGGAGTTGTGGTTGTGAGCTGTGATTTGTAAATTACAATCCTATTTGATGCTGTTGCAAGATACATTTTTGGTATTTTCATGTTTTTGGACTGTTGATTTGAGAAACTGTTCTTGATATTGTACTCGGAAGTCGGAACGGAGTCCCCGGCGGGGATGAATTCCCCACAGAGATGGGAACAAAACGTCTCCTGTGAGCCTTAGCGGAGACGGGGACAGGGAAATTTAGCCCCGTGGGGACGGGAATGGGGAAGTAATACCCCACGGGGAATTCCCCGTTGCCATGTCTGGTCATGACACTGAACAAAGATAACTTAAGACTGCCACAAGCAAAACTTGGTGCTGACATCCAAGTTGAAAAGAGTTTTAAGAAGCAAAAGATTATTCAAGGCAAGGGATATTAACTAGATAAATCACACATAGCAACGTAATACGCCCACTGAAACATCCTGATGAGTTCATGATTTGCAGaaccaaaaataataataaaagaaaaacatgGTGCTGACAAATCCAATAAACAAAATTTGACAAACACTTAGACATATATATGCAAGTTTAGGGCATAAAATTTGCATCAGTAGATGTGCGTTCAAAATGCCTCTGAGACAATATTGATTTTTTAGCATATGACAGCATACTATAAGAGAAATGAAGGGTCACACAATCTACTTTGTATGATTTGTCCTCTGCTCAAATATGCTTATCATTTCACGACGGAGGGAGAACTTACTCGAAAGGATCagttaaaagaaaaagaaatactCACCCATTCTCCAGGGCAAAGGGACCTGTAATACTTGGCAAATTTTTCACAATCACCAGCATCGTCCCCTTTGGCGTTCACACACCTGAATTCCGTGAGAGTGGCAGTAATTGGTAAGAAAAATAGGAGTGTGTTGTTTTGACTAGAAAAGTTGAAGCACAAAATGTGGAAAAATTATAACGCGTTAAGCTAACACATAGTATGCAGTCATACCTGTGGTACTCGACGTAGCGAGTAAAACAATGCCTTGTTTGGTTTGTTGTAGGGAAGCGGAAGTCAGCAGGTGCTGTTTTTATCTCAATCTGGCATATAAACAAATAAATGAACTTGTGAGAGAAGAGAAACACAACATAAACAACACACTTCTGAGAGTCTGTCGTAAAACAAAGAAGCTGTAAAAGAAAACATTTGATAAGATGAGACTATTTGCATAGCGAATCTGAAATGAGAGTACTTCCAGAACAAAAATTGGACTTCACGAATCATGACAGCGTAGGAAAGATTAGTTTTTCTCGATTTGAAGAGTTTGGTAAAGTTTGTAGATACTAAATGATGAAATGGATAATACAGTAAGAAGTCAGGATGAAACCAGACTATTATATAAATTACAATCAGCAATATACATAACCAAAAATTGTAGAGGTTAACATATGGTGGAAGCTAGAAAGACAGTAACAAATACAgcttaataaaaaaaatcattcaGATTTGAGGATGCATATGGCGGTACCATAATAGGCAGGCCGGGCAGGCCAATGATGACTCACAAAAACAAAAGTTCCATGATATATTGAGGGAAAAACAGGAATAAGAATAACTTGAGACAATATCATTATTTCAATCTGACATGCACCAAATTGAGACGTATATTAGATCTAGTGCCAGAAATCTCATGCACACTATGTCGTCTTCCCTCTACTTTCCCTGTGTATCAAAATGACGTTATGTTCCGTTCCACTGGTCCCTAGAAATACGCCGATGAAATGTTTGAAGACAGTGCTGTTATGGTTGAGAATTGATACAAGCCTACGATGTGTTCTCGggagcaaaatgtatcaaacgCCAACCCTAACCGACCTGAATCTGTAACCGCGGATGAGGAGATACATCCACGCATTTCTGATCCCAATCAAAACGATACCGTAGctgataaaaaaaacaaaaatcatCTACGATCCTACGATGCCTCGCATCTCCGCCACCTATTCGACCGGGAACAGACCGGAGGCATGTGCCGGCGGCGACCTGACGTCGGGTACGCAAGGCCAAACCTATATACCGTAATAAGGACCAGCCGGGCGTAACGAGATCCAGCAGACGGAGCGGAAGGGCCTACAAGGATCGCGATCTCACCTCGGCCATCTTGCTGGGGAGGGGGCCGACACAGCGGCGGGTTCGCGGCGGAAGGGCGGAGGGCGGAGGGGGTGGTGCTGGGCACTTCGGTCCTCGGCTGCCGGTCGGGTCAACCTCGATTGGCTTCTCTTCCTCCGAGCCGCAACTGAAGGAGACGAGAAAGACCGGAGCCCCAGCGCCCGAAAACCGCGGCTGTTCCGGCCCATCTGGCCTGCCAGCAGCACAATACCAAGCCTATCAGCAGCCCGCGTGGCCCATCTCAAAACTGGGCCGGTTGATGCCGGATTCCTTAGGGTGGGCCTCTGAAGGCCTGCTTTGCCGCGCGGCGCGCCCCTAGGCCCTCGTCGTTTGGGCTCCCACGTGTATAGGACGTGTGAGTGTGAGCACGGAACACACGAGCAGCGAACACGCAGGAAATTTGGACTTCTGACGAGTGACGAGTCGATCTTGTCGAGCAGCACGCTGCCTTTGGCTTTGGTGAACGCTGATTTGTATAGCATAGAGTCAGCCAGTCCGTGACCTGTGAGCGAGGGAGGGTGATCTGACTGGATCCGCCCCCGTCCCGATCgccgaaaaagaaaacaaaggcacCTTCAAAGAGAGACGGAAGCCCTTTTGACCTCTCCTCCAAAGACAAAGGATAAGGACGTCACCTCACCTCACCTAGCGGAATCGAATCACTTCTGCCACCGTCCAACGGCGTAGGAGGAGACACCTCCACACGTCGCCACGTCGGCACGGGGACGCATCCGCGGAGCGCGGAGAGCCGCACGTCCAGGACAGGAGGGCAGCACAGCACAACCAACCACCACCCCACATCCGAAGCCGCTAGCGAGACGCGGCGACGCGCGGGGCGGTGGCCCACCTGTCACCCTCCCGGCGGGGCGCGATGGCACGCAACGGAAACGGGAAGAAAGAGGGCGCTGCTGCGTCTGCGTGAACGCGGTCCACAGCGCCCGTGGCCGCTGCCGTGCCGAATCCGGGGACCGAGCGGTCCAGTGGACGTGGACCTggtgccaccgccgccgcctctaCGCGACCCGGATCCGATAGTGGCCCTATAAATACACGGCCTGGCCCGTCTCTTCTTTCTCATCGCATCGCAGCCCCCCCAACACCCGTGTTGTCCGTTAGGAAAGGAATCGATCCCATCCCATCTCTTCGGTGCGAGAGAGAAATCTAGGCTGCCGCCTCCTTTTTCTTCGGTGAAAGGAAAGGAGAACAGGGAGGAAGGGATTTCTTGGTTCCCCGCCCTCGGATTGGGAAAATCAGAATTTCTCGAGGTCGCTAGTTGCAGCGAGGTCCGGGCCTTCGTGGGATTGTAAGAATCTCTGCTCCCCACCTGTTCTTGTTGTGCGATCTGATCCTGTATGATGTTTGTTTGGTCTGGTCTTTGATTATGCTGGGTTTCCTGAGAAACCCTAATCCTCTTGTACATGTAGATGGTTAGGGAATTACTGCTTAATTTGTGACGGGGGATTAGATACGAGATGGGGATTATATATTCCAGGGGACATATATTCCTTTGCTACGGTGTTAGAGGATCATTTAATCGTCTCAGTTATTCGTTTCGTGGGAGAATATGCTAATTTTAAGGGTCACATTTAATTTCGTGGGAGAATATGCTAATTTTGGATATCCCTCTGGCGTCTGGTTTATGCACATGTGGTTTAGTTTCTCATATCTTTATATGCGGTTGGATCAGAGCCTTTGTCGTGTGTATGCCTCCACTCCATTACTAGATTATTGATTTCTCAATTATGCCGAGAATATGCTAATTTTGGATATCCCTCTGGCGTCTGGTTTATGTACATGTGGTTCTAGTTTCTCTGATCTTTATATGCGGTTGTATTAGAGCCTTTGTCGTGTGTATGCCTCCATTACTAGATTATTGATTTCGCAATTATGCCTCAGTTATCATAAGAAATTCTTTTTCGTCCGTTACATAACgtataattattattttcctTTTGTAATTTGTGTACGCCCTTAAATTCCTACGATCTGGAGAGTCTTAACTGTAATATCACTAGGTTTTCAAAGATACTACTGTAATTGCTTTCTGATTTTTATGGCTTATGACGTCTGTTGAAAAGATGGATATTTCCTTCCCATCATATAATAACTCAACTGTTCTCATCAGTTCTTTGGTTCTTCTCTGCAGTGTAAATTGGATGTGCTAATGGAGTCCaagggtggcaagaagaagtctAGCAGTAGtcgttcctccctgatgtacgAAGCTCCCCTTGGCTACAGCATTGAGGATCTCCGCCCTGCAGGCGGCATCAAGAAGTTCTCCGCTGCTTACTCGAACGTATGTACTGGGCAATTCCCTTCTTTCTACGTTTGATTGCTGTTCTTATTTATGATTTGGTGCTTACAATGGGTCGTTTCATCTCTTGCAGTGCGCGAGGAAGCCATCCTGATACCTCTCTCGTCAGCCCCATCCTAGTAGCTTAGAAACCACCTGCATTTTCATTTTGATCTTCCTAAAATCTCTCTGGCTAGTTGCTTTCCAGTGACCAAAAGATTTCAAGAAACCACTCCCTGTCTTCCTCCCCCGGCTGTCTGTCATCTTGCTCTGAAACAATGGCTGTCCTGcaagttgctgctgctgcccctccCCCTGTCTCAGCGATTGGGTTTGAGGGATATGAGAAGCGCCTTGAGATCAGCTTCTCTGAGGCACCTGTCTTCGCTGATCCCAATGGAAGGGGATTGCGTGCGCTCTCACGTGACCAGATTGAGACTGTTCTTGACCTTGCACGGTGCACCATTGTGTCTGAGCTCTCAAATGAGGACTTTGACTCTTATGTCTTATCCGAGTCAAGCCTGTTTGTCTACCCATATAAAATGGTGATCAAGACCTGTGGGACTACAAAGCTTCTGCTCGCTATTCCGAGGATCCTTGAGCTTGCTAAAGAGCTCTCGTTGCCACTTTCTGCAGTTAAATACTCCCGTGGGACATTCATATTCCCTGATGCACAGCCTTCCCCACACAAGAACTTTGCTGATGAGGTTGCCTTCCTGAATCGCTTCTTTGGTGGCCTCAAGTCTGGCGGTAATGCTTATGTTATTGGTGATTCTGCAAAGCCTGGGCAGAAGTGGCACGTCTACTATGCCTCTGAGCACCCTGAGGAGCCTGTTGTTACTCTCGAGATGTGCATGACTGGGCTggacaagaagaaagcttctGTCTTCTTCAAGACATCTGCTGATGGTTACACATCGTGTGCTAAGGAGATGACCAAGCTCTCTGGTATCTCGGACATTATTCCAGAGATGGAGATCTGTGACTTTGATTTCGAGCCCTGTGGCTACTCCATGAATGCTGTTCATGGCCCTGCTTTCTCGACCATTCATGTGACCCCAGAGGATGGCTTCAGCTATGCAAGCTACGAGGTCATGGGCTTCAACCCAGGCTCTTCTTCTTATGGTGACCTGGTTAAGAGGGTGCTGAGGTGCTTTGGCCCAGTTGAGTTCTCTGTTGCCGTGACTATCTTCGGTGAGCGGGACAATGCAAAGACCTGGGGGAAGAAACTGGAAGCTGAGGCCTATGCCTGCAGCAACATGGTTGAGCAGGTGCTGCCGTCTGGTGGCTTGCTCATATATCAGAGCTTCACTGCTACGGGTGCAGCCACCCCTGGGTCGCCGAGGTCAGTCCTGCATGACTTCGCTGGTGACATTGTCAAGCCTGGCGATAGTGGTGAGGCCGATGGCCCCTGCTGGGAAGCTGATGCTGTGGATGAGAGCGAGGAAAGAGaggtaaagaagatgaaatgctGATGCTGTGATGAGCTATGCTGAAGGTTGACAAATCAGATTTAGAGTTGCTGCCCTTGGTCATCTTGTGTAGCAGCCAAGCCAGATTATTTATGCTGCATAACCTGTGCTATTGTGGTGTGGCACATGCTTATATTTGCAATAAAGAGCTCTAGGTGGTTAGCCTTGTCTGCCACAGTGAGTAGTGTACCCATATTGCGTTTCTGAACTGTATGAATCTAAATAAAGTCTTGTGTTTGATACAATTTGAATTTGAATGATGTCTTTTCATGTAATCTGTTGGCATCTGCGTTTCTTGATTCACGTTCCTTGGTGAtattaccccccccccccccccctttcaGTGATTATTTCATTCGAAGATTCTTATTCAAATCTGGATGATGACTTAATCAGCTTGCTATTTAGTCCTTTTTTCTAAACAAAAATGAAAAGAAACCTAAAGTTAAATCTATGTGAACTATACGAATTTAGGCATCTAAAATTCGACTCACACGGACTTGGAGAGTAGGCATCTAAATCTAAGTGTCAGTGATACTGATTCCTGACGTTTTGGAATTGGAATCCGCCAGGCCGTTGTGCCACCTGCCAACTTGTGGTGGTAGGAGGGTACTTGGGACGTGAGCATCTCCTCAGACAGCATCGCCCGTGGCCACTGGCATGCTGGAATCTGATCAGATTGAGATGGGCAAAGTTGATCGCCGCATTGAGCGTCTTCTCTTGGGGACGTACGTGGAGCTTTTATCTGAACTGAGCCGCGAGGCACATGGTGGTGCCGGGTCAAGACGATTTGTGCTCCCTTGTTCTCGAGATCTCTATTGCCGGCCTCGGGAGTCTGGAATTTTCTAGGGTCATGAGCAGGAGAAATCTAACGGAGAACGAGCTAACGTATGCTGCATTGATCCGCAGCAGGCTCCAGTAGCCCAGTGCGAGGTACCAACGCAATCTTGGCCCTTTGTTTGCGACCAGAGGGGCACTTCAAGTATTCAACTATTCAAGTCAATCTTAGACAGTACGGTAAACGGTGGcaggatcatcactccttccgTGCAAGGATTACCTTCAGTGTTTGAAGCAGTCAGTTTCCTAGTTGCGAAACGTTAATCACCTTTTGTGTCAAACTGATGGTCAGCTATGCGCTCTAGCACGGCTAGGGCGCTAGGACTTTTGCTCTTGTTACTTCCTGATACATATAGTAAATGGGGATGGGGCAGCATTCTCCTAGAAGGCAAAGATTCGGGTCATGTTTTAAGCCATGTTAACAAGGACTATTAAGTTCTGTAACATCATCTCACATAAAAGAGCAGCCGCAAACATTACATGAAGCTCAAACATTTGTTTGATCAGAAAATTTGAGCACATGTTTTCGCAAACTACCACCTGTAAACTGACTGAATTCCCTATGAAATCAAATAATGAATGTTGCAGTTTACAACAACATAGATGAACAATGTGAAAGAATCGTTTCCAACCAATGCATGTAAAGAATGTACCATGAAATTATTATACAGGACAAGGCTTGCTCTTTTAGCAGGGGCTCAAGGAAGGGCAGTCAGATATCCGCAGCAGGAACTTCACTCATCGATGTTGGCATGCTTGTTGAGGATGCCTCGAGGGATGTTCTCTTCTTCTTGTGGGCCCAGCATAGCCGGCTAATTTTCCTTTTGCTTCTCAGGTTAAAAGAGACCTCTATACAGTTGGTCCAGGGTAATAAATGTTTTATTGGCTTCAATCTTGAAGCTTCTTGTTGTGTGGACGAAACTTCTCGCAACTGCCCTTGTGATGTTGCAGAAGCAATAATGCTTTGAATTGGGTTCTTTATTTGGCTGCCCAGGTATCCCTGGCAGTTCACTGCCTCGCAATGACACTTCACTTTCTCTCCAAAATGCACAAAcctataaaaaaacaaataattGTCGCTCAAACAGAACAGGATAAAATGCAGCCCAGTTTCAGAGAATGTTCTGTGGCCTCTGAATATAATCCTGGCCAGTCAAAAACTGAGGAAAAGATGTCAATGTCTGGGTTAGCAAACCCAAGAGCAGTATAGCTGAGAATCAATACCAACGAAATTTTTATCTTGGTTTCAGGCGGGTAAATGTGGAAACATCCACCGCAAGTCTACAGCAATTTAGCCACATGAAACGGGCTATCTATAGTGTTCAAAAAATGGGCTATCTATAGCATCTTTGAAAAGTTCAAAAGCTGTTTGAACTAAAGAGAAATCTAGTCTTACCCTGGCCTAAGCTTGTAAGCCTTATTCAAAATTTTACATGACCAAGTCATTGAAAAAGGGATTTCATGATGCATGAAAAAGAGCGAAAGAACCTCCAGAAAGTTTCTGGTACTAAAGTTTGCACATATGATTCACCACACAAAAAGGTAAAGAAATAGTGCTAAGGCCTGAGGTTTTAGGTGGGGAAACTATTGATCATGTGATAAAACTACAAGCAGGCGCAGATGCTAATTTGATAATTTTGATGCTACCTGCTCAAACTAGATTCACGAACTCATAGCTTCATGTGTCACTGCAATCAGCTTATTGCAGGGAGGCACAATCTTGGTAACAAGTATACATTGTGAGTAACTTGTAGCCTCTCAACAATGAAAG is a window encoding:
- the LOC8072449 gene encoding cytochrome c oxidase subunit 6b-2; translation: MAEIEIKTAPADFRFPTTNQTRHCFTRYVEYHRCVNAKGDDAGDCEKFAKYYRSLCPGEWVEKWNEQRESGTFPGPL
- the LOC8059669 gene encoding S-adenosylmethionine decarboxylase proenzyme — translated: MAVLQVAAAAPPPVSAIGFEGYEKRLEISFSEAPVFADPNGRGLRALSRDQIETVLDLARCTIVSELSNEDFDSYVLSESSLFVYPYKMVIKTCGTTKLLLAIPRILELAKELSLPLSAVKYSRGTFIFPDAQPSPHKNFADEVAFLNRFFGGLKSGGNAYVIGDSAKPGQKWHVYYASEHPEEPVVTLEMCMTGLDKKKASVFFKTSADGYTSCAKEMTKLSGISDIIPEMEICDFDFEPCGYSMNAVHGPAFSTIHVTPEDGFSYASYEVMGFNPGSSSYGDLVKRVLRCFGPVEFSVAVTIFGERDNAKTWGKKLEAEAYACSNMVEQVLPSGGLLIYQSFTATGAATPGSPRSVLHDFAGDIVKPGDSGEADGPCWEADAVDESEEREVKKMKC